A region from the Arthrobacter gengyunqii genome encodes:
- a CDS encoding cysteine hydrolase family protein, giving the protein MTTPRRSLIVIDAQQEYFDDGLLPIQYPNRDDSVAVIQSAIKEARDAGVPVVLVQHELPAEAPVFASGSPTWQNHPGVAAHEGEATKRISKQFSSIFAGTDLESWLREQGIDTITLAGYMTNNCVIASAAAAEPLGFAVEVLSDATGAIDLANEAGAAPARQVHETLMALLHSNWAAVTDAGTWATALRTGEPLAKSDLVTSAAQGRGA; this is encoded by the coding sequence ATGACCACACCACGCCGCTCCCTGATTGTCATTGACGCCCAGCAGGAGTACTTCGACGACGGGCTGCTTCCGATCCAGTATCCGAACCGGGATGATTCGGTCGCCGTCATCCAGTCCGCTATCAAGGAGGCACGGGACGCCGGGGTACCGGTGGTGCTCGTGCAGCATGAACTTCCGGCAGAAGCCCCGGTGTTCGCCTCCGGCTCGCCGACCTGGCAGAACCACCCCGGCGTGGCTGCCCATGAAGGGGAAGCAACAAAGCGCATCAGCAAGCAGTTCTCCAGCATCTTCGCCGGCACGGACCTGGAATCCTGGCTGCGGGAGCAGGGGATCGACACCATTACCCTGGCTGGCTACATGACCAACAACTGTGTGATCGCTTCCGCTGCGGCCGCCGAGCCCCTCGGCTTCGCCGTCGAGGTCCTCTCCGACGCGACCGGAGCCATCGATCTGGCCAACGAGGCAGGCGCCGCACCGGCACGCCAGGTCCATGAAACCCTCATGGCACTGCTGCACTCCAACTGGGCTGCGGTCACCGACGCCGGGACCTGGGCAACGGCGCTGCGTACGGGGGAGCCGCTCGCCAAGAGCGACCTCGTCACCTCCGCTGCCCAGGGGCGCGGCGCCTAG
- a CDS encoding MBL fold metallo-hydrolase, which produces MSKKTLSTAGPVARPLPTRWIHGSESSKHNTDPDVQVYWYDADTVVLRQNKAINYEAPFLFLLFGSVRVVLLDTGATVSEQHFPLRTVVDNLIDSWMSRHPGVDNSYELLILHTHSHGDHIAGDAQFFDRASTTLVPADRTSAWHFLGLSDTSDKTQLDLGGRLVDILATPGHDAAAVTFYDPWTGILFTGDTVYRGRLYISDWPAFSRSIDLLIDFCRSHPVTYVLGCHIEMTSTPGLDYPVRTTYQPDEPPLEMTVEHLHMVRSALDAAGPEPVLAICDEFILWPTK; this is translated from the coding sequence ATGTCGAAGAAAACCCTCTCTACCGCCGGACCCGTTGCGAGGCCTTTGCCTACGCGGTGGATCCATGGTTCGGAGTCCTCCAAACACAATACTGACCCGGATGTGCAGGTCTACTGGTATGACGCTGACACTGTTGTTCTTCGGCAGAACAAGGCAATCAACTACGAGGCCCCCTTTTTGTTCCTCCTCTTCGGTAGCGTGCGCGTGGTGCTGCTCGATACCGGCGCCACCGTGTCTGAACAGCATTTCCCGCTGCGCACAGTCGTCGACAACCTCATTGATTCGTGGATGAGCCGCCATCCCGGCGTCGACAATTCCTACGAACTGTTGATCCTGCATACCCACTCACACGGCGACCACATAGCCGGTGATGCCCAGTTCTTCGACCGCGCCTCTACGACCCTTGTGCCAGCGGACAGAACATCAGCGTGGCATTTTCTCGGGTTATCCGACACCTCGGACAAAACACAGCTGGATCTTGGCGGGCGGCTGGTCGACATTCTTGCCACGCCTGGTCATGACGCTGCCGCCGTCACGTTCTACGATCCGTGGACCGGGATCCTTTTCACCGGTGACACCGTGTACCGCGGGCGGCTGTATATCAGTGACTGGCCGGCTTTTTCGCGGAGCATTGATCTCCTCATCGATTTCTGCCGCTCGCACCCAGTGACATACGTCCTTGGGTGTCATATTGAGATGACCAGCACCCCGGGCCTGGATTACCCGGTACGCACGACCTACCAACCCGATGAGCCTCCTCTAGAAATGACAGTCGAACACCTCCACATGGTGCGCTCTGCCCTGGACGCTGCAGGTCCGGAGCCAGTGCTGGCAATCTGTGACGAGTTCATTCTCTGGCCCACGAAGTAA